In Lycium barbarum isolate Lr01 chromosome 9, ASM1917538v2, whole genome shotgun sequence, the DNA window GAAAGAACAAAAAGGTAAATGATAATATCCCACTACATGGTCACTCAATTCAAAGCTACTAAGAAGCTAAATTTCCAAATTAACCAGACCTTTTTCAACTTCAAACCTACTCATAAGCACACTTAAATTCCCCAGAAATCAGAACAGATCAACAATAACAAGAATTTACTGTCTTACTTCCAAGCTACTTATCCATTTCAGCAAAACATAAGACCATGGAAGACATATTACTCCTATTTTTCAAACCCaaaacaacaacataaacaacatAGTATAACATAACACAAGAATTTACCAGGCATTTTATCACCAAGACCAAGAGATATAGCCAATTTAGGCATCTGTTTCCTCCAAGCAGAGCCAACAACAAGTTTCCTATACAAATCAAAATCCTCATCTTTCACAACACCAAAAGTGACCAAATGTTGCAAGAAAGTATGCACATCAGGTGTCTTAACATTCTCAATCCCACCTCTTTCATCCAAACTCTTCTTCCATATCTCAGCTATCTCATTAGCCTTATCTTTCACACTTGGTGTCACCAATTTCCTCTCATTACCCAATACAGGATCCATCATAACTGGTATCAATgactccaacatcaacacacaagcCCACCCCAAATCATTATTCCTCTCATTTTCCCTTTTATCCTCTGGAAACACTGATGATATTGTTTCCAACACAAATCTTGGTGGATCCACACATTCTTCTAAAGCTTTAGGTATTTCAACCCTTAAAGAATCcaaatctttctttttcacaatcAAGAACTTCCAAAAACTTGTTGAATCCATCTTAACACAAAAACTCTTCAATTTTAACAACAACCCATTACTGTCATCCACTTCAGGTTGTTCTAAACCATCATTTAAGGCTAAAATTGCAGCTTTCTTGTTTTCAACAACTTTTTGTAAAGCAATTGAGAGGGTTTCATTCATTGAAGTCTCACGATGTTCCAGAACTTGGAGAGATTGTTTGGTTTGGGAATCTAGGGTTTGGATTTTGGACTTTAAAGATTCGGATTTTTTAAGGATGTCTTGTTCAAGTGAAGTGAAGTGATCAGAGAGTTCTTTCCATAAAAGTGTGCAACTTGTCATTAAGGATGTTTGTCGTTGGAACTCATCGAAACTCGGTGGTGGTGACACCGAGTCCAGTTCGCCCGGATCGGCGAGAGAACCCATAATTTTGGTGGAGAGGAAATTGGAAACCCTAATTTGAGAGGGGAATTGGGGAATTTGGGGGAAGGGGACAAAGTTTTGGGGTTTGGTGGCTGATGATTCATAAAGTTTAAGGTTAAGGGAAACAGGTTGGGTGCttttgtcccatattacttggtccactttaaaaaattataaataaaataaaagcgtGTTTTTAGAGCTTGTTTAAATGGattagcttataagttatttttaactttttcagaatgtttgataaaataaaataaaaaatgtttaaaataaactaaaaacaAGAAGGTGGGGACCTCAACATTTTTTTGTTTGGGTTaaaagttattttaatttgaCCAACGTCTTTACTTTTTTATCTCTTATACTTTCTTCTAATTTCAATATTATCCTCACTATTAAAAATCCTAAACTATCATCTTTCTCTTTCAACAATTTATTTTCAACTTCAACACTTTTATCTAAACACGTAACTGTTTATTTACAAAATAACTTTTAGCACTTAAAAAGTATTTTAATTATTTatgcttaaaagtcattttttaagctaatccaaacgggcttttactactccctctgttcacttttacttatgcaatattctaaaaatatatttttattttcacttgtcacttttagcatatcaagggaagataattttttttcctgTTTACCCATATTATTAATTGctcatttcaaattatttttcaagtCTACTAAtattatacaccaattaatatgagcaTCGTGGTAAATTACTTTTATTTCTCTTCAATTAATTACATTCTAATCAATATTGGTTACTTAATAAAACAATTAATGTTAAGTTCAAAGTAGGAAAAACTTACTTAATTTTATCTTAATTTTGCAAATGGACAAGTATTTTGAGACAAATATTTATAGCAGTGTGGACAATTAATATGGGAAGTCGGGAGTACTATCTTTCATTCATTTTACTTGTTGTGGTTACTAAAAATAACAGGTTAAAAATATTTAGTATCattgtaaaaaatcaaaaaaaataattaattgttatTCCCTCCGTCTCATTTTAACTATAGTACTATCCTTTTCGGTTTGTCCTAAAAAATGTATCATTTGCTATATTAAGTTTTACCGTTCCAACATTTTATATGACAAGTTTAAAATCATTTAACGGACTACACACATTGTTAATTTAAGACgaaaatttcaaaagtcttcctttaatttttaaacggaaaaggttcaaaaatacccctgaactattgaaaaaggctcataaataccctccttccaccttttggtctaaaaatacccttaaggtttgtttttggctcaaatatacccctcaaactaacaaagttaaagttaactcttttaaaaagccaaatggcattttgtgattggacacatatattatttaatttaaaaattaaaaaatatgaacaaaactgttttttttttttgcatttcgtgaattaatcaacgaatttttttttttgcatttcgtgaataaaaaaatgaaataggaaattataattttttttttgcatttcgtgtattgaaaaatgaaataggataaaaaaaaataattttgttcatataaaaacaaaattggaaaatatattttgtccaattttccaatttcgtttttatatgaacgaaaaaaaaaattatcctatttcgtttttatatgaacgaattttttttttatcctatttcgttttttaatacacgaaatgcaaaaaaaattataatttcctatttcgtttttttattcacgaaatgcaaaaaaaaacatatttcgttgattaattcacgaaatgcaaaaaaaaataaaaacagtttcgttcatatttttaaattttttagtttttaatttttaagtttccacacaatttttttaaaacaaatatgtaaattacggaattttattattgacaattttttttttaaatctggaattttaaattactggaaatttattattggcaatttttttttaaatttggattttttttttaaatttggattttttttttaaattacggaattttattattgaccaattacaaattgccatttggctttttaaaagagttaattttaacttgttagtttgaggggtatatttgagccaaaaacaaaccttaagggtattgttagacctaaaaggtggatggaagggtatttttagaccaaaaggtggaaggagggtatttatgagcctttttcaatagttcaggggtatttttggaccttttccgatttttaaattttatgacACTTAAACTAAAAAACTTAAATTGAGATGGAAGTAGTAGTTTACTTTCCACTGTCACTCTTAGTCAATATATGTGGAGAAACAagaatttgatttttaaaaaaatagtatCAAAATGAGATCAAAGAATAAAGAACGTTAATTGAGTCAAATTAAACTTTTAATTAATGTTTTCTTAGGAgaactaaaaagaaaaagaaaaaaagaacataAAACGTAAAATAGACCTTAGAAAAGGTGCCCATGGTTGAATTAATTTAATATTGGGGAAGGGGACAAAGTTCGTTTGGGGTTTGGTGGGTGATGATAAAGTTAAGGTTAGGGGAAATAGTGATGAGATGATGACGTGGACGAGAGAATGGAAGTTTCTATTTTTCACCAGAGGGAAAATCCTTGATCTTTATGTACAGTAGGATAACAATCAATTGAACATGAGATAAAGGTCAAAGACGCATTTAAAgtatctctctctctttttttttctttttttccccctACCTAAATTATTAAATATTTATATTATTCTGTTAAATTAACACtaaatatttatcaaaacacatctCATAACTGACTAGATAAAGTGTTTGAATACAATAGCTAAAAGGCTCATAGTAGCTTAATTTACCCATAAACTTTAGCAACGTGATAACTGATTCATTAATCTCGAGGTGTGTTACGATTGATGATAGTTCAGGTTGAgaacttgcaaaaaaaaaaaattttagcGCGATAACATACCGTTCAAAATTAGATGGATAATCGATCGTTTTATTATCTCTCCACTTAAATGTTGTTTTTATTTGCTGCAATTTTCGAACTCATGGTATACGCCATACACCTTCATAATTAGACTAAAGTCCCGACGACTCACAGgtaaatattaaaataaatttgTATGTGTCCTGACTACTTATTTATAATTTAATTTGCATCATTAAATTATAAATAagttctatatatatatttttttaagttCTATATTCTTGAATGTAAAAAGATTGTTTAAACTAATACATCACCTAAAAATTAATTACGGGTAAGTTCTCTTAAAATGATGGGTTCGTAATCTAAAAAATAAGATAAGTTAGTACCAGTTATAATAATTAAAATGATCTGATAAAGATAATTTACATTAACAATATTAATTATGATAGTAATTTTATACCATTATTTTTCCCGAAATTACTCACACCGTCACACGTGCCTGGGGAATGGTTAGGTGGAGTGTTTCTTAAGGATGATGACTCATGGGGTTTCAGAAGTAACAATCTTAtcgttttgttttgtttcttttcGTTATTTTATTTGGTTATTTGTCTGTCTCATTTACATTTAAGAATTGattgtatatttttttattttatttttgtatctCCATCAAAGGTTTGACAACTGCCAGGATGTATACAGTGTAGGAGTCAAGTGTGTACAAATTCCAATTCCAACGTGTTTATCCAACTTAATTTTCTTCACACCCTTGTCAACTATGAGACAAAGACGAAACACAGATTTATGGAGTTTTATAACATTGTGAATTTGTGATAAATATTGAAATTTAACTTTATTATAAACTCTCTCAAGGTATTAACAAATACTTGAGCAAATATCCATATGAAAAGTTTTGAAGAAATTCCAACATGAGATATAGGCTTCAACGTTGAATAATCGTCTTATCAGCTGATACTAATGCCGCTTTTAGCTGCATATCAATCCagaataagtttcactttatgaAAGCAAAAAGATATTACTAGTAAATAATTTTCCAATTCTATTTTTACTCCAATAAATAAGTTATACATTTTTAAAAAT includes these proteins:
- the LOC132608812 gene encoding FRIGIDA-like protein 4a, yielding MGSLADPGELDSVSPPPSFDEFQRQTSLMTSCTLLWKELSDHFTSLEQDILKKSESLKSKIQTLDSQTKQSLQVLEHRETSMNETLSIALQKVVENKKAAILALNDGLEQPEVDDSNGLLLKLKSFCVKMDSTSFWKFLIVKKKDLDSLRVEIPKALEECVDPPRFVLETISSVFPEDKRENERNNDLGWACVLMLESLIPVMMDPVLGNERKLVTPSVKDKANEIAEIWKKSLDERGGIENVKTPDVHTFLQHLVTFGVVKDEDFDLYRKLVVGSAWRKQMPKLAISLGLGDKMPEMIEELISRGQQVDAVHFTYEVGLADKFPPVPLLKAFLKDAKKAAAAILEDPNNSGRAAHFAAKKEQSAIRSVLKCIEEYKLEAEFPPDNLKKQLEQLEKPRNNEKKRSPAAVPANKRTRASNNGPMPPAKAGRSTNAYVSSFPIRSPPHTQYPAAVPAFVRSPQHTQYPAAVPAYAAPPAIYGSRSPPYPYSPEAAPYPGTPVNYSPYGGYGNGMAPAYQQAYYR